One Papaver somniferum cultivar HN1 unplaced genomic scaffold, ASM357369v1 unplaced-scaffold_126, whole genome shotgun sequence DNA window includes the following coding sequences:
- the LOC113331692 gene encoding uncharacterized protein LOC113331692 — translation MLLQKARNKWILEGASNSSFLHNSIHIHIRRGNNTIFELVDDAGNTITDGDQLCQHVVSYYENKFNGVEMPVEDQIFDYDHLSITLEEQQRRDSFPTVEEIQKVVFDLGAQSAPGPDGFSGCFYRHCWEIIQHDLFVAILFCWQHKFTPSGANSSLIILLAKVRGANSLWNFRPIGLSNLFFKIFTKILTTRLGSVLEKLVSEEQVAFMKERNIHENMSLASEMVNELHIKSKDGDLGMKLDIYQAFDTVSWSFCLEVLRRYGFSEDWCTWILSILQSARISVLLNFHLEGFFKINRGLRQGDTLSSLIFVLIKDVLSRNISKLFKEKKMSPMVTRNGISPTHLFFADDIMIFCKGNMKSMKNMVSLLEQYHRVSGQTVCRQKSKIFYDGGSLSRRRTIVDFLGMSLASFPDRYLGVQIMPGAVRYRHICTVIYKIKNQLAVWKGKMLSFQDRLCAC, via the coding sequence ATGCTTCTCCAAAAAGCAAGGAACAAATGGATTTTGGAGGGAGCTAGTAACTCTAGTTTTCTGCATAATAGCATTCACATTCACATTCGTAGAGGTAATAACACTATTTTCGAGCTTGTGGATGATGCTGGTAATACTATCACAGATGGGGATCAATTGTGCCAACATGTTGTATCTTATTATGAGAACAAGTTTAATGGTGTGGAAATGCCGGTTGAAGATCAGATTTTTGATTACGATCATTTGTCTATTACTTTGGAGGAACAACAGCGTAGGGACAGTTTTCCTACGGTGGAGGAGATTCAAAAGGTTGTTTTTGATTTAGGGGCTCAAAGTGCTCCGGGTCCTGATGGTTTCTCGGGTTGTTTCTATaggcattgttgggagattatccaACATGATTTATTTGTAGCAATTCTTTTTTGTTGGCAACATAAATTTACTCCTAGTGGGGCTAATTCGAGTCTTATTATTCTCCTGGCAAAGGTTAGAGGAGCTAATTCTCTTTGGAATTTTAGACCTATTGGCCTTAGTAATTTATTTTTCAAGATCTTTACTAAAATTTTAACTACCAGACTGGGAAGTGTTTTGGAAAAACTTGTCTCTGAGGAAcaagtggctttcatgaaagAGAGAAATATTCACGAAAATATGAGCTTGGCCTCTGAGATGGTTAATGAGCTTCATATTAAAAGCAAGGATGGCGATTTGGGAATGAAATTGGATATTTATCAGGCTTTTGATACTGTTAGTTGGTCTTTTTGTTTGGAGGTGCTCCGCAGGTATGGTTTCTCTGAGGATTGGTGTACATGGATCCTTTCTATCTTACAATCTGCTCGTATTTCTGTTCTTTTAAATTTCCATCTGGAAGGGTtcttcaaaattaatagaggtttACGTCAAGGTGATACCCTTTCttccttgatttttgttttgattaaagATGTCCTTAGCAGGAACATTTCTAAGCTTTTTAAGGAGAAGAAAATGTCACCAATGGTTACGAGAAATGGTATTTCCCCtactcatttattctttgctgatgatattatgattttttgtaaaggaaaTATGAAAAGTATGAAAAATATGGTTTCTTTACTAGAGCAGTATCATCGTGTTTCCGGGCAAACCGTTTGCAGGCAAAAAAGTAAAATTTTTTATGATGGGGGGTCTTTGAGTAGACGGAGAACTATTGTTGATTTTCTTGGTATGAGTCTTGCTTCTTTTCCTGATCGTTATTTGGGAGTGCAAATCATGCCAGGGGCGGTGAGATATagacatatatgtactgtcatttataaaataaaaaatcaattagctGTCTGGAAAGGTAAAATGCTTTCGTTCCAGGATAGACTGTGTGCTTGTTAA